In Capillimicrobium parvum, a genomic segment contains:
- a CDS encoding NAD-binding protein, whose translation MHALDPGTVAGDGGGWPFLAVMLAVTLGGLIVVSALIGVIATTLDEKLLELRKGRSFVIESGHTLVLGFNSRAGTILGEIDHYVAPGSQVTVVADGDAAHDEIDTARAGLRNAEVEFRTGSITDRATLEALNVGSYDHVIVLCYADHLDAQRADARTLITLLHLRDIVSRLDRPISIVSEMLDDRNHELAQVTQVDDVIVSDKVLSLLLAQISENAALAAVFRELFESDGSEIYLRPVEEYVAAGGETTFATVVVAARQRGESAIGLRLAEAAGTRPPATACG comes from the coding sequence ATGCACGCCCTCGACCCGGGTACCGTGGCCGGCGACGGCGGCGGGTGGCCGTTCCTCGCGGTGATGCTCGCGGTCACGCTCGGCGGTCTGATCGTCGTGTCGGCGCTCATCGGCGTGATCGCCACCACGCTCGACGAGAAGCTGCTCGAGCTGCGCAAGGGCCGGTCGTTCGTCATCGAGTCCGGCCACACCCTCGTGCTCGGCTTCAACTCGCGGGCGGGCACGATCCTCGGCGAGATCGACCACTACGTCGCGCCCGGCTCGCAGGTGACCGTCGTGGCCGACGGCGATGCCGCGCACGACGAGATCGACACGGCCCGCGCCGGCCTGCGCAACGCGGAGGTCGAGTTCCGGACCGGGAGCATCACCGACCGCGCCACGCTCGAGGCGCTGAACGTCGGCAGCTACGACCACGTGATCGTCCTCTGCTACGCCGACCACCTCGACGCCCAGCGCGCCGACGCGCGGACGCTCATCACGCTGCTGCACCTGCGCGACATCGTCTCGCGCCTGGACCGCCCGATCTCGATCGTCAGCGAGATGCTCGACGACCGCAACCACGAGCTCGCGCAGGTCACCCAGGTCGACGACGTCATCGTCTCCGACAAGGTCCTGTCGCTGCTGCTGGCCCAGATCTCCGAGAACGCGGCGCTCGCCGCGGTGTTCCGCGAGCTCTTCGAGTCCGACGGCTCGGAGATCTACCTGCGCCCGGTCGAGGAGTACGTCGCCGCGGGGGGCGAGACGACGTTCGCGACGGTCGTGGTGGCGGCACGGCAGCGGGGCGAGAGCGCGATCGGCCTGCGGCTGGCCGAGGCGGCCGGGACCCGTCCGCCGGCTACGGCGTGCGGCTGA
- a CDS encoding ArsA family ATPase, translating into MAPRTILYTGKGGVGKTSVAAATARRCAAAGLRTIVMSTDPAHSLADVLDHEIGGQPTELDGGLWAQQVSAQDEMEQHWTAVQAWAGELLLERGVERISAEELTVPPGMDELFSLLQLKRHYESGGWDAVVVDCAPTGETLRLLSFPDAARWWLQKVFPQSSRLMDAARPIARAVLDLRLPGDDALDEVNRLVTNLIAMNAILRDREHVSLRLVMTPDRMVIDEARRTFTYLNLYGFLTDAVVVNRLFPEEVGAYFGPWRERQLEALDEVRDAFAPVPVLCAPYFASEPVGGKPLDELGGALFGAGRDAAALLHTRLTQELRAGAGSAVLRLDLPFSAKGDISLRKIGAEVVVRVDGHKRTVVLPPGLAGYRADGASFSDGALELRFADPEADADADARP; encoded by the coding sequence ATGGCTCCGCGGACCATCCTCTACACGGGCAAGGGCGGCGTCGGCAAGACGTCGGTCGCGGCGGCCACGGCGCGCCGCTGCGCCGCCGCGGGTCTGCGCACGATCGTGATGTCGACCGACCCCGCACACTCGCTCGCCGACGTGCTCGACCACGAGATCGGCGGCCAGCCGACGGAGCTCGACGGCGGACTGTGGGCCCAGCAGGTGTCGGCGCAGGACGAGATGGAGCAGCACTGGACCGCGGTGCAGGCGTGGGCGGGCGAGCTGCTGCTCGAGCGCGGCGTCGAGCGCATCTCGGCCGAGGAGCTGACCGTGCCGCCCGGGATGGACGAGCTGTTCAGCCTGCTGCAGCTCAAGCGCCACTACGAGTCCGGTGGCTGGGACGCGGTCGTCGTCGACTGCGCGCCGACCGGCGAGACGCTGCGGCTGCTGTCGTTTCCCGACGCCGCCCGCTGGTGGCTGCAGAAGGTCTTCCCGCAGTCCAGCCGGCTCATGGACGCGGCCCGTCCGATCGCCCGCGCGGTGCTCGACCTGCGCCTGCCGGGCGACGATGCGCTCGACGAGGTCAACCGGCTCGTGACGAACCTCATCGCCATGAACGCGATCCTCCGCGACCGCGAGCACGTCTCGCTGCGGCTGGTGATGACGCCGGACCGGATGGTCATCGACGAGGCCCGCCGTACGTTCACGTACCTGAACCTGTACGGGTTCCTCACGGATGCCGTCGTGGTCAACCGGCTGTTCCCGGAGGAGGTCGGCGCCTACTTCGGCCCGTGGCGCGAGCGCCAGCTCGAGGCCCTCGACGAGGTGCGTGACGCGTTCGCCCCCGTGCCGGTCCTCTGCGCGCCGTACTTCGCGTCCGAGCCCGTGGGCGGCAAGCCGCTCGACGAGCTCGGGGGCGCGCTGTTCGGAGCCGGGCGCGACGCGGCGGCCCTGCTGCACACCCGGCTGACGCAGGAGCTGCGCGCCGGGGCGGGCTCGGCCGTCCTGCGGCTGGACCTGCCGTTCTCCGCCAAGGGCGACATCAGCCTGCGCAAGATCGGCGCGGAGGTGGTCGTGCGCGTCGACGGCCACAAGCGCACGGTGGTCCTGCCCCCCGGCCTGGCGGGCTATCGTGCCGACGGCGCGTCGTTCTCCGACGGCGCGCTCGAGCTGCGCTTCGCCGATCCGGAAGCCGATGCCGATGCCGATGCCCGACCCTGA
- a CDS encoding AAA family ATPase codes for MTALPTSVDQVREGLGSVGYLPGESTALVSYLATRLGKPVLVEGPAGVGKTELAKALARYLGRTLVRLQCYEGLDEAKALYEWNYRKQLLRIQAEASDTGWEKVQDDIFGEEFLLERPLMAAIASPEPVVLLIDEIDKTDQEFEAMLLEVLSDFQISIPELGRIEARTHPIVLLTSNNTRELTEALKRRCLYLWLDYPSAEHELEIVRLHTPDLPEKVAHKLVDVVGMVRELDLKKPPSIAESIDWARALILLGADDIDAQTFRDTMSVIVKHRTDLDIVAERVGVKLTGGVGTQAA; via the coding sequence ATGACCGCGCTGCCCACCTCCGTCGACCAGGTCCGCGAGGGCCTCGGCTCGGTCGGCTACCTGCCCGGCGAGTCCACCGCGCTCGTCTCCTATCTCGCCACCCGTCTCGGCAAGCCGGTCCTCGTCGAGGGCCCCGCCGGGGTCGGCAAGACCGAGCTGGCCAAGGCGCTGGCGCGGTACCTGGGCCGCACGCTCGTGCGGCTGCAGTGCTACGAGGGGCTCGACGAGGCCAAGGCGCTCTACGAGTGGAACTACCGCAAGCAACTGCTGCGCATCCAGGCGGAGGCGTCCGACACCGGCTGGGAGAAGGTCCAGGACGACATCTTCGGCGAGGAGTTCCTGCTCGAGCGCCCGCTCATGGCCGCGATCGCCTCGCCCGAGCCGGTCGTGCTCCTCATCGACGAGATCGACAAGACCGACCAGGAGTTCGAGGCGATGCTCCTGGAGGTCCTCTCGGACTTCCAGATCTCGATCCCGGAGCTCGGCCGCATCGAGGCGCGCACCCATCCCATCGTGCTGCTGACCTCCAACAACACGCGCGAGCTCACCGAGGCGCTCAAGCGCCGCTGCCTGTACCTGTGGCTCGACTACCCGTCGGCCGAGCACGAGCTCGAGATCGTCCGGCTGCACACGCCGGACCTCCCGGAGAAGGTCGCGCACAAGCTCGTGGACGTGGTCGGCATGGTCCGCGAGCTCGACCTCAAGAAGCCGCCGTCGATCGCGGAGTCGATCGACTGGGCCCGCGCGCTCATCCTGCTCGGCGCCGACGACATCGACGCCCAGACGTTCCGCGACACGATGTCCGTGATCGTCAAGCACCGCACCGACCTCGACATCGTCGCCGAGCGCGTCGGCGTCAAGCTGACCGGCGGCGTCGGCACCCAGGCTGCCTGA